Part of the Flavobacterium okayamense genome, TACTTTCTTTTTGATTCAAAAGTTCCGATTTTTCAATAGATTGATACAGTTTATCAAACTTCAAGAGTTCAGGATGTACCGATAAATTTTCAGAATTAATTTCAAAATCTACTTCAGGAATGTCCAAACTATCGAATATTGTGATTTGAACATCATTTTCTCTATTTAAAAGATTATTAAGATAAGTTTGTTCTGATAAAAACTGTTGCTCTAATATTTCTTTTAATTGCTGTAAATCATTTTGGCGCATTTGCAAACGCAATACATCTACTGCTGAAGCTTTTCCTATTTCAACAGATGTTAAAGCCATTGTTTCATAAGTTTTTAATAACTTAATGTTTTCACCTAAAATATTTTGTTTTGCTTGATTAGTATATAAATTATAATATGATTGTGAGACCGAAGCCATTAATTTACGTTTAGCAATAACGATGTCTTGGTATTTTGTATCTGCTAATGATTTTACATAATTTTCTCTTGAAGTAATTGTACCAAACCACGGCAACATTTGTTTAGCGGATACCTTAAAACGCTGTGCACCTGTTCTTGTTTCAGGTTCACTAATAAAATATCCAACACCGAACTCAGTATTAGGAATCACATTAACCTCATTGACTTTTTCGGAAGCTATTTTGTATTGCAACTCAAATTTTTGAATTTCAGGATTATTTGCAAAGGCATCATCTATTAAAGACTGTAATTCTTGTGCTTGACTAAAATTACTTATGCCTACAAAAACAACTATAAAACTATATTTAATTAATATTTTCATAAATTCTTTTTTAAACCGTTGTGGATTTTGATTGAATTTTTAATTTCCTACCTGCAATAAATTCTTTTCTCCAACTGAATAATACAGGAACAATAAAGTAAGATGTGATATCGATTAGCATACCACCAAAAATTGGAATAGACATCGGTATCATTATATCACTACCTTTTCCAGTAGAAGTTAGAACTGGTAATAATGCCAATATGGTTGTAACTGTTGTCATTAAACACGGTCTAATTCGCTTTGAAGCCGCTTCTAAAGTAGAATTTCTAATTTCTGGAATAGTAGTTGGATCATTTTGACTAAAAGTTTGTGTTAAGTAGGTTGCCATAACCACACCATCATCAGTAGCAATACCAAAGAGAGCAATAAAACCAACCCAAACCGCAACACTTAAGTTAATGGTTTTCATATTGAACAATTCCCTAAGATTTTCTCCAAAGAAATTAAAGTTTAAAAACCAATCTTGACCATACAACCAAATCATGACAAAACCACCTGCAAAGGCAACTGTTATACCAGAAAACACCATTAAAGTAGTGGCTACGGAACGAAACTGGAAATAAAGAATTAAAAAGATTACTATTAATGCTAAAGGAACAATAACCGATAAAGTTTTTTCGGCACGTAATTGGTTT contains:
- a CDS encoding TolC family protein, with translation MKILIKYSFIVVFVGISNFSQAQELQSLIDDAFANNPEIQKFELQYKIASEKVNEVNVIPNTEFGVGYFISEPETRTGAQRFKVSAKQMLPWFGTITSRENYVKSLADTKYQDIVIAKRKLMASVSQSYYNLYTNQAKQNILGENIKLLKTYETMALTSVEIGKASAVDVLRLQMRQNDLQQLKEILEQQFLSEQTYLNNLLNRENDVQITIFDSLDIPEVDFEINSENLSVHPELLKFDKLYQSIEKSELLNQKESSPMIGFGLDYINVAERPNMDFSDNGKDIVMPMVSVSIPIFNKKYKSQTKQNDLQQQEITAQKQERLNALETLLDKANNERISARISYATQTKNLQQAKDAEDILIKSYETGTIDFNDVLDIQELQLKFQMNQIESVKTYYVQSTIINYLIQ